A single genomic interval of Nostoc commune NIES-4072 harbors:
- a CDS encoding Uma2 family endonuclease, translated as MLVKSTVGEQRTVLHNISWETFEALLRDTGEDRGSRFAYDCGVLEIMTPLFEHENPKIQFDRFILVLAEELGIEIISAGSTTLKRRITKRGIEPDTCYYIQNEPAIRGKVKLNLENDPPPDLAIEIDITSSSVNKLGIYSALGVTELWRYDGQNLKFYQLIEGQYVECKFSIAFPIVSVSEISRFIEQSKCMGEIALLKSFRAWVRERIS; from the coding sequence ATGCTTGTCAAGTCAACGGTTGGTGAACAAAGAACAGTGCTACATAACATTAGCTGGGAAACCTTTGAAGCCTTGTTGAGAGATACAGGTGAAGATAGAGGTTCTCGGTTTGCTTATGATTGCGGTGTTTTAGAAATTATGACTCCACTTTTTGAACACGAAAATCCTAAGATTCAGTTTGACCGATTTATTCTAGTCTTGGCTGAAGAATTAGGAATAGAAATTATAAGTGCTGGTTCTACAACATTAAAACGAAGAATTACAAAGCGGGGAATAGAACCAGATACTTGCTACTATATCCAAAACGAACCAGCTATTAGAGGTAAGGTAAAGCTAAATTTAGAAAATGATCCGCCGCCTGATTTAGCAATTGAGATTGACATTACCAGTAGTTCAGTTAACAAATTGGGGATTTATTCAGCCTTGGGTGTAACTGAACTTTGGAGATATGATGGACAAAATTTAAAATTTTATCAGTTGATAGAGGGGCAATATGTCGAGTGTAAGTTTAGTATTGCCTTTCCTATAGTTTCAGTGAGTGAGATAAGCAGATTTATTGAGCAAAGTAAATGTATGGGTGAAATTGCTTTGCTCAAATCCTTTCGCGCTTGGGTGAGGGAGAGGATAAGTTAG
- a CDS encoding Uma2 family endonuclease, producing MLVKSTPAEQRTVLHNVSWETFEALLRDTGEDRGSRFAYDCGTLEIMTPLFEHENPKIQFDRLIFALAVELKTKIRSAGSTTLKRKPITKVIEPDTCYYIQNEPLIRGKQELDLTTDPAPDLAVEIDITSSSVNKFNIYAALGVGELWTYNGEVLKFYQLVENQYIEIKLSIAFPLISVSEMNRFIQQSKTMDEIDLVQSFSAWVRGKIA from the coding sequence ATGCTTGTCAAATCAACGCCTGCGGAACAAAGAACAGTCCTACACAACGTTAGCTGGGAAACCTTTGAAGCCTTGCTGAGAGATACAGGTGAAGATAGAGGTTCTCGGTTTGCTTACGACTGTGGCACTTTAGAAATCATGACTCCACTTTTTGAACACGAAAATCCTAAAATTCAGTTTGACCGATTGATATTCGCTTTAGCAGTGGAATTAAAAACTAAAATTAGAAGTGCTGGTTCTACAACATTGAAACGTAAACCAATAACAAAGGTAATAGAACCAGATACTTGCTATTATATTCAAAATGAGCCACTAATTAGGGGTAAACAAGAATTAGATTTAACAACAGACCCAGCACCAGATTTAGCAGTTGAAATTGATATTACTAGCAGCTCTGTTAATAAATTTAATATTTATGCAGCTTTAGGTGTAGGAGAATTATGGACATATAATGGAGAAGTTTTAAAATTTTACCAATTAGTAGAAAACCAGTATATTGAGATTAAGTTAAGTATAGCTTTTCCTTTAATTTCTGTTAGTGAAATGAATAGATTTATCCAGCAAAGTAAAACTATGGATGAAATTGATTTGGTGCAATCATTCAGCGCTTGGGTGCGTGGAAAGATAGCTTAA
- a CDS encoding cysteine desulfurase, with translation MTFTPTKTLADKVRADFPILHQEVNEKPLVYLDNAATSQKPLFVLNTLRDYYEQYNANVHRGAHSLSAKATDAYEGARDKVAKFINAASRQEIVYTRNASEAINLVAYSWGMNNLQPGDEIILSVMEHHSNIVPWQLVAQKTGAVLKFVELTPEETFDLSQFKKLISDKTKLVSVVHISNALGCINPVEEIGAIAHSYGAKFLVDACQSVPHYPVDVQKIDCDWLVASGHKMCAPTGIGFLYGKLELLESMPPFFGGGEMIAEVYLDHSTYAELPHKFEAGTPAIGEAIALGAAIDYLSSIGMDKIHAYEAELTAYLFQQLEQIPQIRIYGPKPNAKGEGRAALASFTAGEVHANDLSTLLDQEGVAIRSGHHCTQPLHRYLGLAATARASLSFYNTREEIDIFIKALKETLDFFAGFLA, from the coding sequence ATGACTTTTACTCCTACCAAAACCCTTGCTGATAAAGTTCGCGCTGACTTCCCGATATTGCATCAGGAAGTTAATGAGAAACCCTTGGTTTATCTCGATAATGCTGCGACATCGCAAAAGCCTTTGTTCGTATTAAATACTCTACGGGATTATTACGAGCAATATAATGCTAACGTCCATCGAGGCGCTCATTCTCTGAGTGCTAAAGCTACTGATGCTTATGAAGGTGCTAGAGATAAAGTTGCCAAATTCATCAATGCTGCATCGCGTCAGGAAATCGTCTACACCCGCAACGCAAGCGAAGCTATTAACCTAGTAGCCTACAGTTGGGGAATGAATAATTTGCAGCCGGGAGATGAGATTATTCTCTCGGTGATGGAACACCACAGTAATATTGTGCCTTGGCAATTGGTCGCACAAAAAACGGGTGCAGTACTGAAATTTGTAGAATTAACACCAGAAGAAACTTTTGATTTGTCACAGTTTAAAAAGCTGATTTCCGACAAAACAAAATTGGTGTCGGTGGTGCATATTTCTAATGCTTTGGGTTGCATTAATCCAGTAGAAGAAATTGGTGCGATCGCTCACAGCTACGGTGCTAAATTTTTAGTTGATGCTTGCCAAAGTGTTCCCCACTACCCTGTAGATGTGCAGAAAATAGATTGTGACTGGTTGGTAGCATCTGGTCATAAAATGTGTGCGCCAACTGGGATAGGATTTCTGTATGGCAAGTTGGAATTGCTAGAATCAATGCCACCATTTTTTGGTGGTGGTGAGATGATTGCAGAGGTGTATTTAGACCATTCCACTTATGCAGAATTACCGCATAAATTTGAAGCTGGTACACCTGCAATTGGAGAAGCGATCGCACTTGGTGCTGCGATCGATTATCTTAGCAGTATCGGCATGGATAAAATCCACGCCTACGAAGCAGAATTAACCGCTTATTTGTTCCAACAATTAGAGCAAATTCCCCAAATTAGAATTTACGGCCCCAAACCAAATGCTAAAGGTGAAGGGAGAGCCGCTCTTGCGTCGTTCACCGCCGGAGAAGTCCACGCCAACGACTTATCTACATTATTAGATCAAGAAGGCGTTGCCATCCGTTCTGGACACCACTGCACACAACCATTACACCGTTACTTAGGACTTGCTGCAACCGCACGAGCAAGTCTATCTTTCTACAACACCCGCGAGGAAATTGATATTTTCATCAAAGCACTGAAAGAAACTCTGGACTTTTTTGCAGGTTTTCTTGCTTAA
- the sufD gene encoding Fe-S cluster assembly protein SufD — MNIQVSPSPIPNSNAVSLTSMLDRDDYLTGLLNQVTATKTEGWLQELRQSAANWVRHSIIPTTREEEWRFTDLSSLRKVQFNVEARNFASVELDILPEAANSRLIFVNGVFAPELSAVSDLPSGIVVSNLAGLSAVEQEGVQQYLAQAEGAQEVFTALNTAGITDAAVVWVKKNVVVETPIHLVFISVAGETATISQPRCLVVAESGSQVTLVEEYTNRQDAKSAEDGVYLTNAVTEIWVGENAQVSHIRVEQEGAEAFHIGKTAIAQARDSRYTSHAITLGAKLSRHNLEILQTGEQTQTTLNGLTIISGKQLSDTHSAIALNYPHGTSDQLHKCIVGDRAHAVFNGKVFVPKPAQLTNASQLNRNLLLSSKARVDTKPQLEITADNVKCAHGATVSQLEDDEIFYLQSRGIDENDARKLLINAFAAEVINQIPIPSLREILLNIVNNLKSLTNE; from the coding sequence ATGAATATTCAAGTATCTCCTAGTCCAATACCTAATTCAAATGCAGTCAGTTTGACATCTATGTTAGATAGAGATGATTATCTGACTGGGTTGTTAAATCAAGTAACGGCAACTAAAACAGAAGGTTGGTTGCAGGAATTACGCCAAAGTGCTGCTAATTGGGTACGTCACTCGATTATCCCGACTACCCGCGAGGAAGAATGGCGGTTTACTGATTTGTCGTCTCTACGAAAGGTGCAATTTAATGTAGAGGCGCGAAATTTCGCGTCTGTAGAATTGGATATTTTGCCAGAAGCGGCTAATAGTCGTTTGATATTTGTGAATGGCGTTTTTGCGCCGGAGTTATCCGCAGTTTCAGATTTGCCATCTGGAATTGTCGTGAGTAATTTGGCTGGTTTGTCTGCGGTTGAGCAGGAGGGTGTACAGCAATATTTAGCTCAAGCTGAGGGAGCGCAGGAAGTTTTTACTGCTCTCAATACGGCTGGGATAACTGATGCTGCTGTGGTGTGGGTGAAGAAGAATGTGGTAGTTGAAACGCCAATTCATTTGGTGTTTATTTCGGTTGCGGGGGAGACTGCGACGATTTCGCAGCCGCGTTGTTTGGTGGTGGCGGAAAGTGGTTCGCAGGTGACGTTGGTTGAGGAATATACGAACCGCCAAGACGCCAAGAGCGCGGAGGACGGAGTTTATTTAACTAACGCGGTTACGGAAATTTGGGTTGGTGAAAATGCCCAAGTTAGTCACATTAGGGTTGAGCAAGAAGGTGCAGAAGCTTTTCATATTGGGAAAACAGCGATCGCACAGGCTCGTGATAGTCGATATACAAGTCATGCCATAACTTTAGGTGCAAAGTTGTCGCGGCATAATTTGGAGATTTTGCAAACTGGTGAGCAGACACAGACTACTCTCAATGGTTTGACGATAATTTCTGGTAAGCAGTTGTCTGATACTCACAGTGCGATCGCACTTAACTATCCTCACGGTACAAGTGACCAATTGCATAAATGTATTGTAGGCGATCGCGCTCATGCGGTGTTCAATGGTAAAGTTTTTGTACCTAAACCAGCGCAGTTAACAAATGCGTCTCAGTTGAATCGCAATTTGCTGTTATCGTCTAAAGCCAGAGTTGATACGAAACCCCAATTGGAAATTACTGCGGATAATGTAAAGTGCGCTCATGGTGCTACCGTTAGCCAATTGGAAGATGATGAAATATTTTATCTGCAAAGTCGGGGAATTGATGAAAACGATGCTCGGAAGTTGTTAATTAATGCCTTCGCTGCTGAAGTTATCAACCAAATACCGATTCCCTCTCTGCGAGAAATCCTTTTAAACATAGTAAATAATCTCAAGTCCCTGACTAATGAGTAA
- the sufC gene encoding Fe-S cluster assembly ATPase SufC, translating into MIIENSEVVLSVRNLTANVDGTPILKGVNLEVRSGEIHAIMGPNGSGKSTFSKVLAGHPAYEVTGGEVIFQGQNLLELEPEERARSGVFLAFQYPLEIPGVSNLDFLRVAYNSRRKAQGLEEIDAFDFDDLIEEKLDVVKMNSSFLSRSLNEGFSGGEKKRNEILQMALLEPKLGILDETDSGLDIDALRIVANGVNQLATPENSTILITHYQRLLDYIVPDFVHVMAQGQIITSGGKELALELESRGYDWVLEEFAAAEVGV; encoded by the coding sequence ATGATTATTGAAAATAGTGAAGTTGTGCTGTCAGTACGGAATCTGACGGCTAATGTTGATGGGACACCGATTTTGAAGGGTGTGAATCTGGAGGTGCGATCGGGTGAAATTCATGCGATTATGGGGCCGAATGGTTCTGGTAAGAGTACCTTTTCTAAGGTGTTGGCTGGACATCCGGCGTATGAGGTGACTGGCGGTGAGGTGATTTTCCAGGGACAAAATTTGTTGGAGTTGGAGCCGGAGGAACGCGCTAGAAGTGGTGTATTTTTGGCGTTTCAGTATCCGTTAGAAATTCCGGGTGTGAGCAATTTGGATTTCTTGCGGGTGGCGTACAATTCTCGTCGGAAGGCGCAAGGTCTAGAAGAAATAGACGCTTTTGATTTTGATGATTTGATTGAGGAAAAGCTGGATGTGGTGAAGATGAATTCCAGTTTTCTCAGTCGGAGTTTAAATGAAGGGTTTTCTGGTGGTGAGAAGAAGCGGAATGAAATTCTGCAAATGGCGCTGCTAGAACCAAAGTTAGGAATTTTGGATGAAACTGATTCGGGTTTGGATATTGACGCGCTCCGAATTGTGGCGAATGGTGTAAATCAACTGGCAACTCCAGAAAATTCTACAATTTTGATTACTCACTACCAGCGATTACTCGATTATATTGTGCCTGATTTTGTGCATGTGATGGCACAAGGGCAGATTATTACGAGTGGTGGTAAGGAACTGGCGCTGGAATTAGAATCTCGCGGTTATGACTGGGTGCTGGAAGAATTTGCGGCTGCTGAGGTGGGTGTGTAA
- the sufB gene encoding Fe-S cluster assembly protein SufB, which translates to MSATVKTLVNQPYKYGFVTDIEADTIPRGLDEDVIRLISSKKNEPQFMLDFRLRAYRQWQKMTEPTWPNVKYPPINYQDIIYYSAPKRKKEKLNSLDEVDPTLLETFEKLGISLSEQKRLANVAVDAIFDSVSVATTFKEKLAEDGVIFCSFSEALQEHPELIKKYLGSVVPIADNYFAALNAAVFSDGSFVYIPKGVKCPMELSTYFRINSGDTGQFERTLIVAEEGSYVSYLEGCTAPMYDSNQLHAAVVELVALDNAEIKYSTVQNWYAGDANGKGGIYNFVTKRGLCQGVNSKISWTQVETGSAITWKYPSCVLVGDNSVGEFYSVALTNHQQQADTGSKMIHVGKNTRSTIISKGISAGNSSNSYRGLVKVNPTAKGARNYSQCDSMLIGDNAHANTFPYIQVQNNGAKVEHEASTSKIGEDQLFYFAQRGISSEDAISMMISGFCKDVFNQLPMEFAVEADKLLSLKLEGSVG; encoded by the coding sequence ATGAGTGCCACTGTCAAAACCTTAGTCAACCAACCCTACAAGTACGGCTTTGTCACCGACATTGAGGCCGACACTATTCCGCGTGGACTAGACGAGGACGTTATCCGCTTGATCTCCTCTAAGAAGAACGAGCCGCAGTTCATGCTGGACTTTCGCCTCAGAGCTTATCGCCAGTGGCAAAAAATGACGGAACCAACTTGGCCGAATGTCAAGTATCCGCCAATAAATTATCAGGATATCATTTATTACTCAGCGCCAAAACGTAAGAAAGAAAAACTAAACAGCTTGGATGAAGTTGATCCAACCCTTTTAGAAACCTTCGAGAAATTAGGCATTTCTCTATCTGAACAGAAACGGCTGGCAAATGTCGCCGTTGATGCAATTTTCGATAGCGTTTCTGTCGCTACTACATTTAAAGAAAAGCTAGCGGAAGATGGCGTTATTTTCTGTTCGTTTTCCGAAGCGTTGCAAGAACACCCAGAACTGATCAAAAAATATTTGGGTAGCGTTGTTCCTATCGCTGACAATTATTTTGCCGCCTTGAACGCCGCCGTATTTAGCGATGGTTCTTTTGTCTACATTCCTAAAGGCGTGAAATGCCCAATGGAACTGTCTACCTACTTCCGCATCAACTCTGGTGATACGGGACAATTTGAGCGGACTTTGATTGTCGCCGAAGAAGGTAGTTATGTTTCTTACCTCGAAGGTTGTACCGCCCCGATGTATGACAGCAACCAGTTGCACGCCGCAGTTGTGGAACTTGTCGCTCTCGACAACGCCGAAATTAAATATTCCACTGTGCAAAACTGGTACGCTGGCGATGCCAATGGTAAAGGCGGTATTTACAACTTTGTCACCAAGCGCGGTTTGTGTCAGGGCGTAAATTCTAAGATTTCCTGGACTCAAGTAGAAACAGGTTCAGCAATTACTTGGAAATATCCTAGCTGTGTGTTGGTGGGTGATAATTCTGTGGGTGAGTTCTACTCGGTGGCGCTGACAAATCATCAGCAGCAAGCCGATACGGGTAGTAAGATGATTCACGTAGGTAAGAATACCCGCAGTACAATTATTTCTAAAGGAATCTCCGCAGGTAATTCTAGTAATAGTTACCGAGGTTTGGTGAAAGTTAACCCGACGGCAAAAGGGGCGAGAAATTATTCTCAGTGTGACTCAATGCTGATTGGGGATAATGCCCATGCCAACACTTTCCCTTATATTCAGGTGCAAAATAACGGTGCGAAGGTGGAGCATGAAGCTTCTACTTCTAAAATTGGGGAAGATCAGTTATTTTACTTTGCTCAACGGGGCATTTCTTCGGAAGATGCTATTTCGATGATGATTAGCGGCTTCTGTAAGGATGTTTTCAATCAGCTACCGATGGAGTTTGCTGTGGAAGCTGATAAGTTGTTGAGTTTGAAGTTGGAAGGCAGTGTTGGATAA
- the sufR gene encoding iron-sulfur cluster biosynthesis transcriptional regulator SufR, with protein MATTHQSSTKQDILEYLHKHEKATALELAEVLDVTPQAIRRHLKDLETEELVLYSTSVQAAGMGRPQHLYQLSRQGRDRLHRTMSDRFGDGHGNFAVSLLDTLAETVGHDQFKSILEKQWQRKAKEYRDRVGNGSLRERVANLVELRKAEGFMAEYHAVDVNDSFESDRFILMEHNCAISNVAESFPSICGHELEMFAAVLPDCTVERTHWIIDGEHRCGYLVQIRH; from the coding sequence ATGGCGACTACCCACCAGTCCTCAACCAAGCAAGATATCCTAGAATATCTGCACAAACACGAAAAAGCAACGGCTTTGGAGCTAGCTGAAGTTTTAGACGTTACCCCCCAAGCTATTCGTCGCCATCTCAAAGATTTGGAGACGGAGGAGCTAGTTTTGTATTCTACATCAGTGCAGGCGGCGGGGATGGGGCGTCCGCAGCATCTTTATCAACTGAGTCGTCAAGGACGCGATCGCTTGCATCGAACAATGAGCGATCGCTTTGGTGATGGCCACGGAAATTTTGCGGTTTCGCTGCTAGACACCTTAGCCGAAACGGTAGGACACGACCAATTTAAATCGATTTTAGAGAAACAGTGGCAGCGTAAAGCCAAAGAATATCGCGATCGCGTCGGTAACGGTTCACTGCGAGAACGTGTAGCCAACTTAGTAGAGTTGAGAAAAGCGGAAGGCTTCATGGCAGAGTATCACGCTGTTGATGTAAATGACTCCTTTGAGAGCGATCGCTTTATCTTAATGGAGCATAACTGCGCCATTTCCAACGTTGCCGAGTCTTTCCCCAGCATCTGTGGTCACGAATTAGAAATGTTTGCAGCCGTCTTACCCGATTGTACCGTAGAACGCACCCACTGGATTATTGATGGCGAACACCGTTGTGGCTATTTGGTGCAAATTCGTCATTAG